The genomic DNA ACGAAGCGGCATCAGGAGCATTGGGTTACACCCTGGCACAGGGCATGATTCAAGGCATCAAGCGCGGCTTATTCTCGAATGAAGCGGGCATGGGGTCAGCGCCGAATGCCGCCGCTTCGGCGACGCCTTATCCGCCTCATCCCGTTTCCCAAGGTTATGTACAAATGCTCGGGGTGTTTGTCGATACTCTGGTGATTTGTACGGCAACGGTCGCGATCATTCTCTTGTCTGGGGAGTATATTCCCGGTGGCGAAATTACAGGGGTAGAGTTAACCCAGCGAGCCTTAAGTGCCCAAGTGGGTGATTGGGGGGAGCAGTTTGTCGCAGTCGCGATTTTCTTCTTCGCCTTTACCTCCATTATTGCCAATTATTCGTATGCAGAAACCAATTTATTGTTTATTGATCACCGATGTCGACCGGCGTTGCCGTACTTTCGCGCGGTGGTTTTAGGGATGGTTATGTTTGGTGCGTTGGCAGAGCTGCCGTTGGTGTGGACACTCGCCGATGCGTCAATGGGGATGATGGCGCTGGTAAATATGATTGCGATCTTCTTGTTATCGGGCATCGTCAAGCGTCTCGCTCAGGATTATCACACCCAGCGTTCATTGGGTCGAGTACCTGTGTTTGATAGCCGCCGTTTCCCAGAGCTACACAGCCAACTGGACGATAAGGCGTGGCCGCTCCCTAAACGTTAAAGGCGAGAAAATAAGCCAGCCTGGCGGGCGGTCAGCGGTGGTTTTTTTATGCGGGAATGATAGGCTTAGCAAAAGATAAATAACAAAAGGGCGAGCAACATGCTGATAGTGGTTTCTCCTGCAAAAACCTTGGATTACGAAACGCCATTGCCGACAGACCGTTATACCCAACCTCAGCTCACTGAACACTCAGAGGCGTTGATTAGGGTTTGCCGCCAGCTGACGCCGGCAGACATTGCCTCGCTCATGAAAGTCAGTGATAAAATTGCCAGTCTAAACGCTGTTCGTTTTTCTGAATGGTCGCCAACCTTTACCCCAGAGAATGCACGACCTGCTGCACTCGCCTTTAAAGGTGATGTGTACACAGGGCTAGATGCGAATTCGATGTCTGAGCAAGACTTCGATTGGGCACAAGACCATTTTCGTATGTTATCTGGCTTGTATGGGCTATTGCGCCCGCTCGACTTGATGCAGCCCTACCGCTTAGAGATGGGCACCAAGTTGTCGACGCCACGCGGTGATAACCTCTATCAGTTCTGGGGAGATATCATCACAGAGGCGCTAAATAATGATTTGGCAGCGCAAGGTAGCCGGCTGTTGGTTAACCTTGCCTCCAATGAATACTTTAAAGCGGTCAACAAGAAGGTGCTCAAAGGCGACATCATTACGCCGGTGTTTAAAGATTATAAGAATGGTCAGTACAAGGTGATCAGCTTCTATGCCAAAAAAGCACGCGGGATGATGGCGCGGTATTTAATTGATCAGCGCGCGAGCTCAGTGGCGGACATTAAAGCGTTTGATGTGGCGGGATATTACTTCAGTGAAGCCGACTCGAAAGGCAATGAGCTCGTCTTTCTGCGCGACGAGCAATAAGCGTTGTCAGTAACAAAAAGCGAACAATAAAAAAGCCCCAGCAGGGGCTTTTTTATTTCTGGCACAAATCAGTGCAGGATCCGCGCGCGAATGGTGCCTTCGATGGCTTTAAGTTTTTTCAGTGCCTTGTAGGCATGATCGCTGTCTTCAACATCAATCACCACATAACCAATTTGCGACGATGTTTGTAAGTACTGTGCGGCGATATTGACGTCTTCGTCGGCAAAGGTGGTGTTGATTTTGGTCAGCACCCCCGGACGGTTAGCGTGAATATGCAGCAAGCGCGAGCGGCCTTTATGTTCTGGCAATGACACTTCAGGGAAGTTGACGCATGACAAGGTCGAACCGTTGTCGGAGTATTTAACCAATTTCCCTGCAACCTCTAGGCCAATGTTTTCCTGCGCTTCTTGGGTTGACCCACCAATATGCGGTGTGAGTAATGCATTATCAAACGCTTGTAGCGGAGAGCTGAATGCGTCTTTGTTGGTTTTTGGTTCAACCGGGAAAACATCGATTGCTGCCCCAGCCAAATGCTTGCTTTCTAGCGCGCCACATAGGGCATCGATGTCGACCACCGTGCCGCGTGAGGCATTAATAAAGATCGCCCCCGGCTTCATGCGGGCAAAGGCCTCGGCATCAATCATATTCTGCGTGCTTGGTGTCTCGGGGACATGAAGCGAGACAATATCACTGCGATTAAGCAGCTCTGTGAGCGAGTTAACTTGAATGGCGTTGCCCAAAGAGAGCTTATTATCAACATCATAATAATACACACGCATCCCTAAGTTTTCCGCCAAGATACTCAGCTGGGTGCCGATATGGCCATAGCCAATAATACCGAGCACCTTACCGCGAGCCTCAAAGGAGCGGTCAGCGGATTTTTGCCATTCACCGCGATGCGCTTTGGCATTTTTTTCGGGGATCCCGCGTAGGAGCAGCAGGATCTCACCCAAAACCAGCTCTGCGACACTGCGGGTGTTGGAGAAAGGTGCGTTAAAGACGGGAATTCCGCGCTTAGCCGCGGCATCAAGGTCGACTTGGTTGGTACCGATACAAAAGCAACCAACCGCCACCAGCTTCTTCGCTTTTGCAAAGACAGCTTCGGTCAACTGGGTGCGAGATCGTAACCCAACAAAGTGTGCGTCTTGAATGGCCTCTTCAAGATCCTCACCGGTGAGTGAGCCTTTGTGGTACTCGATGTTGGTGTACCCGGCCTGCTTGAACGCTTCAACTGCAGTCGGGTGGACGCCTTCGAGTAATAAGATTTTGATTTTATTCTTGTCCAGTGAATAGTGTGACATGCGGGCTGTTCTCTTCCTTAGAAACAATAATGGTAGCAATGTTGCGCCTGAGTGCCGGGGCGCATCGTACCTTATTCCCTCGCGTGGATGGCGAAGGGGAGTGGCGGTTGATTGACCTGGTCATTAGGTTGATCTTTTACGTCAAAAGACCGCAGGGCATGCGATGTGCCGGTATCAGAACAGTGACCAAGATAACAAAAATTCACATGTGGGGTAAGAATTATCCGTTCTAGGCCATAAAAAAAGCACCTTAAAAAAGGTGCTTTTAACTTATTGATTACATTGAGCGCAAACGTTTGGCTTTTTTTGATATTACCGGTGAGGCGTAAGCATTTGATTTGCTGTGTTATGCACTCAGCTTGCCACTTTTTTCACACCAGAATCTGTCCCTGTAAGGACGATATCTGCGCCGCGATTGGCAAATAGGCCAACCGTCACCACGCCAGGAATGGCATTGATGGCGTCTTCTAATCCTTTTGGATCTTGGATTTTCATATTGTGGACGTCGAGAATGACGTTGCCATTATCCGTGATCACACCCTGACGGTAACACGGGTCACCCCCTAGCTTGAGCAATTCACGCGCGACATAAGAGCGTGCCATGGGGATCACTTCAACGGGAAGTGGAAACTCGCCGAGTACATCCACATGCTTGGTATCGTCGATAATACATACGAACTTTTTGGCGATTGCTGCGACGATTTTTTCACGCGTTAGGGCAGCACCGCCACCTTTAATCATATGATTGCGCGCATTAATTTCATCGGCGCCGTCAACATAGATATCTAAACTTGCCACTTCATTGGCGTCGAGAACCTCAATGCCCAAGGCTTTCAGTCGCTCAGTCGATGCCTCAGAGCTCGAGACCGCGCCTTTGATTTGCTCTTTAATCGGGGCAAGGGCATCAATAAAGTAGTTCACGGTCGACCCCGTTCCCACACCAATGATGCTGCCGGGTTTTACATATTCAACCGCGGCTTCGCCAGTGGCTTTCTTCTTCTCGTCTTGGGTCATGGTAACTCCTGAATCAAAGGGATTGAGCGTGATTATAGCGAAGCCGCGAGATGGCGTCAGGGGCTAGGTCGCGAAATACGTATTGGCCAGTGCCAATGTTGGCTAGGGGTCAAAATATGGGGTAAAGGCACATCCCATTGCTCGGTCGGTAACGTGGGCCATTGCTGGCAATCATGCGCGAGCCCAACCGCGACCGCATCCGGTGCGCATATCCCGAGGGTACGATCATAATACCCGCCTCCCATGCCAAGGCGCTGCCCTTTAGCATCAAATGCCACCAAGGGCGTGGCAATCACCCCTAGTTTTTCGCTGGGTATCAAGGTGCGAATGTCGAGCTGGGGCTCGGCGATCCCATACCCATTAACCCGCATTGGAGTAGTGGGAGTGTAGAGGAGAAACAATAAGTGACCGCGGCTAAAGGGGTGAACGACAGGTAAATAGACATTTTTATTCGCGTCCCAACATGCCTCTATGACAGGCATTGTATCTAGCTCGCCGTCAAAGGAGAGGTACAGGGCAATGTCCGTGGCTTTTTTCACGTCGGGCAGCGCCATAAATCGCTGCGTAACCGTCTGTGCAGCTTGCTTTTGTTGCGCAGGAGAAAGCTGACGACGCGCTTTGCGGATAGTGTGTCGAATGTGTTGTCTAGGCTGCATAACTGTCCTTAATGCTAGCCAAAGGGTGGAGAAGAGGACCCCGGGGTGCCGTTGGGATCGATGGCCCTTGAACCCGCTGGTTCAAGGCGGGTGGGTAGTATAAGCCGTAGGCTTCTCGGTACATGCCGAGCTTGCTCAGTAGCCTATAACAACGCACCCTTGGTTTTGCTTATCGGCTCAGGGACGTAGATCCGCTGACAAACACCCCAGGGAATTGGATTATTCTTGCGATCCTTGCGACGCCATTGCTTTGTCCAGTTGGGACGTCATCAGGGCGGTCCGTTGCGTTACCTGATCTTGTAATGTCTCCAACGACTGTTTGGCATCATTTAATTCATGACAAACATTGAGAGCCGCGATGGCGATTAGCTGCTCTGTATTGGACACTTTAGTGCGCTCAGCCAGCCGATGCAACCGTTGATCGAACTCGCTTGCTGCATCTTTAAGCGCTTGCTCTTGTCCTGGCGGACAATTGACGCGAACAAGACGATCTAGAATTTTAATTTCAACCGGTTGTGTGCTCATAGTCCCAAGCTGGCTCCTCATGCGGCCCGACAGTTCGAGGGCCCAGTACACAGTAATATGGCGCTATTCTAGCAATTATTTCTGCCAATACACTACATCGAAGATCATCCACCGTGTTGGTGCCGGGATTTTAATCAAACATGTTGGCCTCAACCCCTCTATTGTGGCTGGATGGCACGAACAAGCCCTTTGAGCATAAATGTGAATTAGCTCGCGTCTTATCTTCCTTCTTGCTGATGTGATTGATCTTTATCATCGTGATGGACGCGCCCGGGTCGATACACTGCGTGACGCAAATTGGCAGACTTGAGGTCGCTGCTGCTATCAGCCTTTTGATGTCAATATCGGTTTTTTATCGCAGTGATTCAGCCTGCTGGTGTGAAATGCTAAACTGTGTCCTTTCATTTTTTAACGTATGACCAAGGGCAAGATCGTGACTGATACCCGTTTACCCGCTTATGCGACAACAGCAGACACACTGAGTGCGGATAGTTTGGCCGTGACCCCAGCAGAGATGCATGGCTTAATTGCCGGCATGCTCAGTGGCGGCTTAGAGCTGGAAGATGGCAGTTGGCTGACCATGCTGTATGACTATACCCACCAAGGCATGGGGTGGCCGATGGAGTCGAAGACGCTTGCGATGCAAAGTTATCATCAACTGAAAGCACAGCTAACTGGCAGCGATCTGGATTTGGACATTTATGTGCCTGATGACGAACAGTCAGGTGTCGTGGCTCGAGCCGAAGCGTTGGTGGAGTGGATTAATGCGTTTTTAGCTGGGGTGGGACTGATCGGAACCAAAGGTCGTACCTTATCTAAGGACGTGACAGAAGCGTTGGGCGATCTCAAAGATGTGGCTCAGCTTGGCGTCGATGAAGATGGCGACATGCAAGAACAAGCCGAATTACTGGAGCAAGTTGTCGAGCATGTACGTGTGTGCTGCATGGTTGTGCATGCAGAGCTCGGTGCGCGTCCGGATAACGACGACACCCCCAAAACATTGCATTAATCTCAATAAGCGCCTTTCGTCTAAGGCATAGCGTGACTCAGGGTGAGGGATAACGGGGATGAAATCCTACGACATAGTGATCGCGGGTGGCGCGATGGCGGGGGCGACTGCCGCCCTAGCCATAGACACATTAAGCGGGGGTACACTGCGTATTGCCGTGATTGAGGCCATGGTGCCAGACCATCGCGAGCACCCAGGATATGATGCGCGCAGTATTGCGTTGGCACAAGGCAGCTGCGCGGCGTTTTCAAAACTAGGACTCTGGGAGTCACTTGCCCCCTTTGGTACGCCGATTCAGCATATTCATGTGTCAGATAGCGGCCACGCGGGACAAACCCGCATCGATGCTCAGTCGCAAGGCGTTCCGTATCTTGGCCAGGTGATTGAACTGGCCGATGCAGGTGCGGTGTTACACCAAAAGCTGCAAAACCGCCAGGCTATCGATGTGTATTGTCCTGATGCCGTGGTTGCCATTGAGCGTTCCGTCGAGGCGGTAACGGTGCGATTAAAGCAGGGACAATCTCTGACTGCATCCGTGCTGATTGCCGCTGATGGTG from Salinivibrio kushneri includes the following:
- the rpiA gene encoding ribose-5-phosphate isomerase RpiA — encoded protein: MTQDEKKKATGEAAVEYVKPGSIIGVGTGSTVNYFIDALAPIKEQIKGAVSSSEASTERLKALGIEVLDANEVASLDIYVDGADEINARNHMIKGGGAALTREKIVAAIAKKFVCIIDDTKHVDVLGEFPLPVEVIPMARSYVARELLKLGGDPCYRQGVITDNGNVILDVHNMKIQDPKGLEDAINAIPGVVTVGLFANRGADIVLTGTDSGVKKVAS
- the zapA gene encoding cell division protein ZapA, which codes for MSTQPVEIKILDRLVRVNCPPGQEQALKDAASEFDQRLHRLAERTKVSNTEQLIAIAALNVCHELNDAKQSLETLQDQVTQRTALMTSQLDKAMASQGSQE
- a CDS encoding UPF0149 family protein codes for the protein MTDTRLPAYATTADTLSADSLAVTPAEMHGLIAGMLSGGLELEDGSWLTMLYDYTHQGMGWPMESKTLAMQSYHQLKAQLTGSDLDLDIYVPDDEQSGVVARAEALVEWINAFLAGVGLIGTKGRTLSKDVTEALGDLKDVAQLGVDEDGDMQEQAELLEQVVEHVRVCCMVVHAELGARPDNDDTPKTLH
- a CDS encoding 5-formyltetrahydrofolate cyclo-ligase, whose translation is MQPRQHIRHTIRKARRQLSPAQQKQAAQTVTQRFMALPDVKKATDIALYLSFDGELDTMPVIEACWDANKNVYLPVVHPFSRGHLLFLLYTPTTPMRVNGYGIAEPQLDIRTLIPSEKLGVIATPLVAFDAKGQRLGMGGGYYDRTLGICAPDAVAVGLAHDCQQWPTLPTEQWDVPLPHILTPSQHWHWPIRISRPSP
- the yaaA gene encoding peroxide stress protein YaaA encodes the protein MLIVVSPAKTLDYETPLPTDRYTQPQLTEHSEALIRVCRQLTPADIASLMKVSDKIASLNAVRFSEWSPTFTPENARPAALAFKGDVYTGLDANSMSEQDFDWAQDHFRMLSGLYGLLRPLDLMQPYRLEMGTKLSTPRGDNLYQFWGDIITEALNNDLAAQGSRLLVNLASNEYFKAVNKKVLKGDIITPVFKDYKNGQYKVISFYAKKARGMMARYLIDQRASSVADIKAFDVAGYYFSEADSKGNELVFLRDEQ
- the serA gene encoding phosphoglycerate dehydrogenase, with translation MSHYSLDKNKIKILLLEGVHPTAVEAFKQAGYTNIEYHKGSLTGEDLEEAIQDAHFVGLRSRTQLTEAVFAKAKKLVAVGCFCIGTNQVDLDAAAKRGIPVFNAPFSNTRSVAELVLGEILLLLRGIPEKNAKAHRGEWQKSADRSFEARGKVLGIIGYGHIGTQLSILAENLGMRVYYYDVDNKLSLGNAIQVNSLTELLNRSDIVSLHVPETPSTQNMIDAEAFARMKPGAIFINASRGTVVDIDALCGALESKHLAGAAIDVFPVEPKTNKDAFSSPLQAFDNALLTPHIGGSTQEAQENIGLEVAGKLVKYSDNGSTLSCVNFPEVSLPEHKGRSRLLHIHANRPGVLTKINTTFADEDVNIAAQYLQTSSQIGYVVIDVEDSDHAYKALKKLKAIEGTIRARILH